Genomic window (Candidatus Eisenbacteria bacterium):
CGAGGCGGCCGCGCAGGGTGCGCTCGAGGTGGTGTGGCAGCTCGAGCGGGCGCTGGCGGTCGTGAGCGGCCTCGACGCCGTCTCGCTGCAGCCCGCCGCCGGTGCCCAGGGCGAGCTGCTCGGCATGCTGCTCGTGCGAGCGTACCACGCCGATCACGGCGGGCCGCGCGGTCGCGTGTTGATTCCCACCAGCGCACACGGGACGAATCCGGCCAGCTCCGCGCTCTGCGGCTACGACGTGGTCGAGGTCCCGGTCGGGCGGCGTGGGCTGCTCGAGCCGGCCGCCGTCGACAAGGTCATGAACGACGGCGTCGCTGCACTCATGGTG
Coding sequences:
- a CDS encoding aminomethyl-transferring glycine dehydrogenase subunit GcvPB (acts in conjunction with GvcH to form H-protein-S-aminomethyldihydrolipoyllysine from glycine; forms a heterodimer with subunit 1 to form the P protein); the encoded protein is MPAELRREDDLAGLPEVGELDVLRHFLRLSQWNYSAATTMYPLGSCTMKYNPVVNEAMVRLPGFAALHPLVPEAAAQGALEVVWQLERALAVVSGLDAVSLQPAAGAQGELLGMLLVRAYHADHGGPRGRVLIPTSAHGTNPASSALCGYDVVEVPVGRRGLLEPAAVDKVMNDGVAALMV